A window from Garra rufa chromosome 14, GarRuf1.0, whole genome shotgun sequence encodes these proteins:
- the aldoca gene encoding fructose-bisphosphate aldolase C-A codes for MTHQFPPLTTEQKKELHEIALRIVSPGKGILAADESIGSMGKRLNQIGVENNEENRRLYRQVLFTADDRIDNCIGGVIFFHETLYQNSDDGVPFVKMIKDKGITIGIKVDKGVVPLPGTNGETTTQGLDGLSERCAQYKKDGADFAKWRCVMKISDTTPSNLCIKENAKVLARYASICQQHGIVPIVEPEILPDGDHDLKRSQFVTERVLAEVYKAMFDHHVYLEGTLLKPNMVTPGHSCPTKYSAEEVAMATVTALRRTVPPAVTGVTFLSGGQSEEEASINLNAINNCPLVKPWALTFSFGRALQASALKTWRGQRENEAAATEEFIKRAEINSLASQGKYTVCGDSSGATGLSHYLSSYAY; via the exons ATGACCCATCAGTTTCCTCCTCTCACCACTGAGCAAAAGAAGGAGCTACATGAGATAGCTCTGCGCATCGTGTCACCAGGGAAAGGCATCCTAGCTGCAGACGAGTCCATAG GCAGCATGGGGAAGCGTTTGAACCAGATTGGAGTAGAGAACAACGAGGAGAACCGCCGTCTTTACCGCCAGGTGCTCTTCACCGCTGATGACCGCATTGATAACTGCATCGGTGGAGTGATCTTCTTCCATGAAACGCTCTACCAGAACTCTGATGATGGGGTCCCATTCGTTAAGATGATTAAGGACAAGGGCATCACTATTGGAATCAAG GTTGACAAAGGTGTAGTCCCCTTGCCAGGGACTAATGGAGAAACCACTACACAAG GTCTGGATGGGCTTTCAGAACGCTGCGCTCAGTATAAAAAGGATGGAGCTGACTTTGCAAAGTGGCGTTGTGTGATGAAAATCAGCGATACCACCCCGTCGAACCTGTGCATTAAAGAAAATGCGAAAGTTCTTGCTCGCTATGCCAGCATTTGTCAGCAG CACGGGATTGTACCCATAGTGGAACCGGAGATTCTTCCTGATGGAGACCATGATTTGAAGCGGTCCCAGTTTGTTACAGAGAGG GTGCTTGCAGAAGTCTACAAAGCCATGTTTGATCATCATGTGTATCTGGAAGGCACTCTACTCAAACCCAACATGGTGACCCCTGGACACAGCTGCCCAACCAAATACAGCGCAGAAGAGGTTGCGATGGCAACAGTCACTGCTCTGCGGCGTACTGTGCCGCCCGCAGTGACAG GGGTGACTTTTCTCTCAGGAGGTCAAAGTGAGGAGGAGGCCTCTATTAACCTAAATGCTATCAATAACTGCCCACTGGTGAAACCCTGGGCTCTCACCTTCTCATTCGGCCGAGCTCTGCAGGCCTCGGCTCTGAAGACCTGGCGTGGACAGAGAGAGAATGAAGCCGCCGCAACCGAGGAATTCATCAAACGAGCAGAG ATCAACAGTCTGGCCTCTCAAGGGAAGTACACGGTTTGTGGTGACAGCAGCGGAGCCACTGGTCTTTCCCATTACCTTTCCAGCTACGCGTATTGA
- the LOC141285137 gene encoding ribosomal protein S6 kinase-related protein-like, translating into MGGDGSKNKESASLVKRRSLSCHQGFLSLPAQLVHHSLFRRSAQHREYPVSEQSRPSDTNPEGPRLEWTLPGFISVFLPEFPHRFTGNKHLEILGFVAKGSFGPILKVKDASKDETYAIKVLPKAEVLRHGVLQQSKEEVIIQRQVRHPFLLSLRDCWQSQSNLFIMCDYCSTGDLYTYWTLKGRFDEKDVRVFAAELGSALGFLHDFGIIHRDVKMENILLTEKGHLRLTDFGLSRRLERGDRAFTICGTIQYMAPEVLSGGPYNHAADWWSLGILLYALATGGFPLSAEADHCDMLIRVSECPYDMPANLSPTLGFLLIELLCKIPTRRLRCLELFQSQKFFHGMSFDSQLLQKSPIEPILELKNHPDRPERSMRGLSLDLLQNFECDLLNSPSTPADLSPTLMKIKVNEDTAGTETKAIGTNSP; encoded by the exons ATGGGCGGCGACGGGAGTAAAAATAAG GAATCAGCATCTCTGGTGAAGAGGAGATCCCTGTCATGTCATCAGGGCTTCCTGTCTCTCCCGGCTCAGCTTGTTCATCACAGTCTATTTAGACGCAGTGCCCAGCACAGAGAATACCCCGTCTCTGAGCAATCTCGGCCTTCAGACACAAACCCTGAGGGGCCTCGTCTGGAGTGGACACTGCCAGGCTTTATTTCAGTTTTCCTGCCAGAATTTCCTCACAGGTTTACTGGGAATAAGCATTTAGAG ATTCTTGGTTTTGTAGCCAAAGGCTCATTTGGTCCAATCCTGAAGGTGAAGGATGCGTCTAAAGATGAAACTTATGCTATTAAG GTTTTACCCAAAGCTGAGGTTTTGAGACATGGAGTCCTTCAGCAGTCCAAAGAGGAGGTGATAATTCAA CGACAAGTCAGACATCCTTTCCTCCTCAGTCTCCGGGACTGTTGGCAGAGCCAGAGCAATCTCTTCATCA tGTGTGATTACTGCAGCACTGGAGATCTCTATACGTACTGGACACTGAAGGGCCGCTTTGATGAGAAAGATGTGCGAGTGTTTGCTGCTGAACTGGGCTCTGCTTTGG GTTTTTTACATGACTTTGGAATAATTCATAGGGATGTGAAG atGGAGAACATCCTTCTGACTGAAAAAG GTCACCTCCGCTTGACTGATTTTGGGCTGTCTCGCCGTCTCGAGCGTGGCGATAGAGCGTTCACTATCTGCGGCACAATACAGTACATGG CTCCTGAGGTCCTGAGCGGCGGCCCGTACAACCACGCTGCAGACTGGTGGTCTCTTGGCATTCTTCTCTACGCTTTAGCCACTGGAGGG TTTCCTCTGTCGGCGGAAGCAGATCACTGTGATATGCTGATCAGAGTCAGTGAGTGTCCATATGACATGCCGGCAAACCTCAGTCCAACTCTGGGCTTCCTGCTCATAGAG CTTCTGTGCAAGATCCCAACACGTCGCTTACGGTGCCTGGAGCTCTTCCAAAGCCAGAAGTTTTTCCACGGCATGTCCTTTGATTCCCAGCTGCTGCAGAAAAGTCCCATTGAGCCAATCCTCGAGCTGAAGAATCACCCTGACCGACCGGAAAGGTCGATGCGAGGTTTATCATTAGACCTACTTCAGAACTTTGAGTGTGACCTACTGAACTCTCCATCCACCCCTGCAGATTTGTCTCCTACCTTGATGAAGATTAAGGTAAATGAAGACACAGCAGGAACTGAAACAAAAGCAATAGGAACCAATTCTCCATGA